The stretch of DNA TTTTTTTTTTCAAGCAGAAGACGGCATACGAGATCGACTCCTTCAGCTTGGTCAGCGCGATTTTGGTTTCGGCGGCCGTTTCACCCAGCAGCGAGGCAATTTCCTGAACGATTCGCATCTGCTTGTCCACAACCCGGTCGGCCGTTTCAACCGTCTGTTGGCTGAGCGCTTCTTTGCTCCTGCGTTCGTTCTCCTCGTCGGTGACATCCCGGAAAATTGAAATTAAATTTCCGGATTTTTTGTCGGGTACGATGGTGAGTTCCAGATAACGGTCGAACTCGGCGTAGTAATCGCGTTTGTTGACAACGTGTTTGCCTTTATTAAGTGTATCAATAAATACCGACGGATCCATCACGCGAATCACGGGACCGCCGAGCACATCGGAGCGGGTATTGATATTCAGCATCCTCATGGCCGCGGGATTGATCTGCTGGATTTCGCAGGCCTCGTTGACGACCATGATGCCGTTGGGGGTATTGTCGAGAATGTTGTTGGAAAACCGCTCAGATTTCTCCATCAGATAAGGCAGGCACATGTTGATTTCGGCCTTGCCCTGATAGACGGCGATCGCTTTATCGCGGCAGGTGTCATAGCCGCAGGTGCCGCAGTTGAGTTCGTCGTCTGGTGAAAGTTTCCCCATCTTTTTCAGGATTTCATTGATTTCGGCCTCACTCGGGCAGAGCTTTTTCACCTCAATGCAGGCGTGTTCTTCCGACAGCAGACAGCTTTCCGGCTGTTCGACGTCAAAGTCCTCTGTGCCTGCATATTTTGTGATTGCCTGATAGTGACGCAGCGGGGAATTGCGGTATTTTTCCATGATCGGGCCGCCGATGCAGCTTCCGATGCAGGAAGACATCTCAATAAAACAATGATGAATACTGCCGGCGGCGATGTCATTCAAGACGCTCTTGCAGTTTTCAATGCCGTCGATGCTGAGATAGGTATAAGCGGAGTTCTTTTTCAGCAGTGTCTTTAAGATGCCGCCTGTGGTCGGGAATAACCGCGCCAAACCTTTGCCGTCCCGGTCATCCCCGCGTTCCAGTTCAATTTCCGCCTTTTCCAACATGAACGTGAGTTCATCGAAGGTGAGTGCGGCGTCGACGGAGCTGAGGGCAGCTTCATCCTTTTTGGAAAGGCAGGGGCCGATAAATACGGTCTTGGCATTCGGATACCGACGCTTGATGTCGGCGCAGTGTGCCTGCATCGGCGTCACGACGGGCGCCAGAGTTCCTGCGAGCTGCGGATAATACTTTTCTACGAGCAGGTTGATTGTGTGGCAGCAGGAAGTGATGATGATATCCCGTTCACCCGAGAGCGCCAGTTTCTCATATTCGCGCTTGACCATCGTCGCGCCGATTGCGGTTTCCTCAGCATCGAAGAAACCGAGCTTCTTCAGTGCTTTTTGCAGTGCCGAAATCCCGCAGCCTTCGTAATAGGCGGCGAAGGAGGGTGCGATACTGGCAATCACCGGAGCGTCCTCTTTTAAAAGCACGCCCACAATCTCGGTTTCGTCGGCCACCTTTTTGGCGTTTTGCGGGCAGACGACATAACAACGGCCGCACAAAATGCACTCATCGGCGATGACGTTGGCCTGATTGCCCGAAAATCGGATCGATTTGACCGGACAATTACGGATGCATTTATAGCAGTTTTTGCAGTTTGATTTTTGAAATTTCAAAAATTCGGTCATGATTTATTCAGCTTCAATCTTTTCATAACTTCCTGTTCGAAAAATGCTTTTGTTGTCTCAGGGGAGACCGAAAAGCTCTCTTCGTCGATCGTGACGTTGACGCCGCTTTGGCATTTGCCCATGCAGAAAGTGCCCGCAAGATCAATCTGGTCTTTGAGATTGTTTTCCGCAATCAAATATTGAAGTTGTTCCACCACCTGGCGGGAACCTTTGATATGGCAGGAACTGCCGATGCAAACGGTGATTTTCATGATTACAGCCTCCGTTTTATTATTCATAATCCACGACGTTGACCCACCGCAGCAGGAATTCGCGCTCCTGCGGTCTGCCCTTGACCGACTGCGACGCGGCCACGATCGGCATCCACTTCTGCACATATTGCCGAGCAGTATCGGTCTTTTTGCAAAACAGATTCAGATATTTCTCGGCGCCGTCGATGTCTCCAGCCAGCCAAAACAACAGATAAGTGCGAGCAGCATCGGCGGATGCGTTGCCCTGTGTGACGTGTGACCAGTCGAGAATATAATGCGCGCCGTCGGGTTTGATGATGATGTTGGACGGATTAAAATCCCCGTGGCAGATTTTTTTATGCGTCGGCATTGCGTCCAGACGAGTGTGCAGTTCATAGCGGGTGGTGGCGTCCAAGGTGCTTTCGCTGATTTTTCGATTCATTTTGTCCTTGAGTTTATTGAGCAGAGGGGCCTCGTGGGAGAAGATCTCCGTCTGGATGTCGATGAACAGATCCAAATAGCGGTCGAAATCCTTCGGGTTTTCGTCCATCTGCTGCTGGAGCGTCTTGCCCTCGATAAATTCGGAGCGGATCGCCCATTTGCCGTCGAGTTTCATAACCTCGATGATTTTCGGCACATTCAAACCCGTCTCCTCGATGCGCGCCTGATTCAGTGCTTCGTTGAGAATGTCGGATTTCGAATAGTCCGCATCGAATACCTTGAGCACGGTTTCGCCGTCCCGGTAGACGGTTTTTCCCGTCCTGACGGCGATGATTTTGTCGGCGTTGATACTCATCCCATGTTCCTCCTTATATTAATTAAATTGTTCAGATATCTTTATGTTCACCGTAAAAGGCGTTCAAATACATCTGCTTGATCTCGCTCATCAGCGGGTAACGCGGGTTGGCCGAGGTGCACTGGTCGTCAAAGGCCTGCTCGGTCATTGCATCAAGCCGCGCCAAAAAGTCATCTTCGTTCGCAACGTAATCTTTGATCGTCGGTTTGATGCCGATATAGGCTTTCAATTCGTCGATCTTTGCGATCAGTCCGTTCAGCTTGTCGGTATCGGTCTTACCCTTAATACCCAGGTAATCGGCGATTTTGGCATAGCGTGCGAGGGTGTGCGGGTGATCATACTGCGAAAACGTGCCCATTTTAACCGGGACATCGACCGCGTTATAACGCAACACTTCGTCCATCATCAGCGCGTTTGCGACGCCGTGCGGGATGTGGTGGAATGAACCCAGCTT from Oscillospiraceae bacterium encodes:
- a CDS encoding [Fe-Fe] hydrogenase large subunit C-terminal domain-containing protein; protein product: MTEFLKFQKSNCKNCYKCIRNCPVKSIRFSGNQANVIADECILCGRCYVVCPQNAKKVADETEIVGVLLKEDAPVIASIAPSFAAYYEGCGISALQKALKKLGFFDAEETAIGATMVKREYEKLALSGERDIIITSCCHTINLLVEKYYPQLAGTLAPVVTPMQAHCADIKRRYPNAKTVFIGPCLSKKDEAALSSVDAALTFDELTFMLEKAEIELERGDDRDGKGLARLFPTTGGILKTLLKKNSAYTYLSIDGIENCKSVLNDIAAGSIHHCFIEMSSCIGSCIGGPIMEKYRNSPLRHYQAITKYAGTEDFDVEQPESCLLSEEHACIEVKKLCPSEAEINEILKKMGKLSPDDELNCGTCGYDTCRDKAIAVYQGKAEINMCLPYLMEKSERFSNNILDNTPNGIMVVNEACEIQQINPAAMRMLNINTRSDVLGGPVIRVMDPSVFIDTLNKGKHVVNKRDYYAEFDRYLELTIVPDKKSGNLISIFRDVTDEENERRSKEALSQQTVETADRVVDKQMRIVQEIASLLGETAAETKIALTKLKESISYAVFCLKKK
- a CDS encoding (2Fe-2S) ferredoxin domain-containing protein — protein: MKITVCIGSSCHIKGSRQVVEQLQYLIAENNLKDQIDLAGTFCMGKCQSGVNVTIDEESFSVSPETTKAFFEQEVMKRLKLNKS
- a CDS encoding phosphotransferase → MNADKIIAVRTGKTVYRDGETVLKVFDADYSKSDILNEALNQARIEETGLNVPKIIEVMKLDGKWAIRSEFIEGKTLQQQMDENPKDFDRYLDLFIDIQTEIFSHEAPLLNKLKDKMNRKISESTLDATTRYELHTRLDAMPTHKKICHGDFNPSNIIIKPDGAHYILDWSHVTQGNASADAARTYLLFWLAGDIDGAEKYLNLFCKKTDTARQYVQKWMPIVAASQSVKGRPQEREFLLRWVNVVDYE